A single genomic interval of Ruminococcus sp. NK3A76 harbors:
- a CDS encoding ABC transporter permease, with protein MNSKLFSIIKAELFRVKGYVYAFAVLYLMIPLMYYVSDDLDVADMTGFEMPSFAIVIFIIAQAVGVLMCTELFNDCHKPETADVTLSLPVSSGSRFSARFCMIIAFTVIPYIISMLGTLFIMLVFSPVINVSAAVSEWFSCFIVMLVCVIFVDATALICSVFTSSHMGALTVSFISIAAVTAFPIALYRVVMQCAHVSTSGTMPAYVSCIGAGETYSFLFRLEDWNKYTPSALLLTGCVNIIISAAVVFLAYRVYCSRSRKSIFSFPPAAVFFMAVIFVCTAVFASAMLFEKGFWGVSVGCIAGIAVYIAVLVFKGFNKRFIIKRAAVFSVLCAALGAAVIAAALTECFGISCLPVDKADKDYKVSISSEKEYFEDNVLSESTDDGESLVKTADILKRYEDKSGRELSFGDMLFLSPDHYNDTEPGYTKVYLTVRENNADEAKRSLVKRWYCIKNEDIENMLTELKEVQGK; from the coding sequence ATGAACAGTAAACTATTTAGTATCATAAAGGCAGAGCTTTTCAGAGTAAAAGGCTATGTGTATGCTTTTGCAGTGCTTTACCTGATGATCCCGCTGATGTACTATGTGAGCGATGATCTCGACGTTGCCGATATGACCGGCTTTGAGATGCCGAGCTTTGCGATAGTGATATTTATCATAGCGCAGGCGGTAGGAGTTCTGATGTGTACAGAGCTTTTTAATGACTGCCACAAGCCTGAGACCGCAGATGTGACGCTCTCGCTCCCTGTGAGCAGCGGCAGCAGGTTTTCGGCAAGGTTCTGCATGATAATAGCATTTACGGTGATACCCTATATAATATCTATGCTCGGCACACTGTTTATAATGCTCGTGTTCTCGCCTGTGATAAATGTCTCGGCCGCAGTGAGCGAATGGTTCAGCTGCTTTATAGTGATGCTCGTGTGCGTGATATTTGTTGATGCCACAGCTTTGATATGCAGCGTCTTCACAAGCTCACACATGGGTGCGCTGACAGTGTCGTTTATCAGCATAGCAGCCGTCACGGCATTTCCGATAGCGCTGTATCGGGTGGTTATGCAGTGCGCTCATGTCAGCACGAGCGGTACGATGCCTGCATATGTGTCGTGCATCGGCGCAGGCGAGACCTACTCGTTTTTATTTCGCCTGGAAGACTGGAACAAGTACACCCCGTCAGCATTGCTGCTCACCGGCTGTGTCAACATTATCATATCCGCTGCTGTGGTATTTCTGGCATACAGGGTATACTGTTCACGCAGCAGAAAGAGCATATTCTCATTTCCGCCGGCGGCTGTGTTCTTTATGGCAGTCATTTTTGTATGCACTGCTGTGTTTGCCAGCGCAATGCTGTTTGAGAAGGGCTTCTGGGGAGTATCTGTCGGCTGTATAGCAGGCATTGCAGTGTATATCGCTGTTCTTGTGTTCAAGGGCTTTAACAAGCGGTTTATCATTAAAAGAGCAGCGGTGTTCTCTGTTCTCTGCGCTGCACTTGGTGCAGCTGTCATTGCGGCTGCGCTCACCGAATGCTTCGGGATAAGCTGCCTGCCTGTTGATAAAGCCGACAAGGATTATAAGGTAAGCATCAGCAGCGAGAAGGAATACTTTGAAGACAATGTGCTGTCAGAAAGCACCGATGACGGAGAGTCTCTGGTAAAGACAGCAGATATACTCAAGCGCTATGAGGATAAGTCAGGCCGTGAGCTTTCTTTTGGTGATATGTTATTCCTCTCACCTGACCATTATAATGATACCGAGCCCGGATACACAAAGGTATATCTTACCGTCAGGGAAAATAATGCCGATGAAGCAAAACGCTCGCTTGTCAAACGCTGGTACTGCATAAAGAACGAAGATATAGAAAATATGCTGACAGAGCTTAAGGAGGTGCAGGGAAAGTGA
- a CDS encoding ABC transporter permease, with protein MQVSLQRMKANIKAEKLVCIRIYEIFIVACLLIVLICSFASEGLMYDHDYVFGVPTVYPIVYIAVGVISLLFSVKIFRDMHNPTQSDIMLSLPMTAKERYFSKVLVFFRCIVLPFIICGVVSTVCTMLSDYFIFEHHDSFIVYVRGSLIFFMIGLSVIMLTGAMSFLCSVMSNSFAEAAITSVFAVGSAALLPLLMLELIFRSAQISENARDTFIAYPLYYCFGLDSIQLLDLEMMRTEGIYKAGFTPMMIGLCVNILMSFGIMMIGYPIYRRRDRATLTCNRFAKPFLMCIIGLTGIAAIIYASIGAMAYIPYAAVVAGGLVYGFLLKRNGFEPKKCGRWFAGLAGIMCGFVALSAVVYFTDGLGYPTHPSYMVKNGGYSLDICQHFEDKETEDEVPGIYMECVYRDDIDEINKTVSEYDADVKTVKSFSEFIGLTGHDLNDYTGHVRDPLYKPEGCRLLAVSMYPFCGDGISDVDLQEYDNCSYYIRIHDEDIPKLRSALKERFGDRMVEYAVAEEDPDVYDEYDEALEDDIPGEGNDEQ; from the coding sequence ATGCAGGTTTCATTACAGAGAATGAAGGCTAATATAAAGGCTGAGAAGCTGGTCTGCATAAGGATATACGAGATATTCATAGTCGCCTGCCTGCTCATCGTGCTCATATGCTCCTTTGCAAGCGAGGGGCTGATGTATGACCACGATTATGTGTTCGGTGTTCCGACTGTTTACCCTATAGTGTATATAGCTGTCGGTGTGATATCCCTGCTTTTCTCGGTAAAGATATTCCGTGATATGCACAACCCCACCCAGTCAGACATTATGCTCTCGCTGCCTATGACGGCGAAGGAGCGGTATTTCTCAAAGGTGCTGGTTTTTTTTAGATGCATAGTGCTGCCGTTTATCATATGCGGCGTGGTATCGACCGTATGCACCATGCTGTCAGACTATTTTATATTTGAGCACCATGATAGCTTTATCGTGTATGTCAGGGGCTCGCTTATATTCTTTATGATAGGGCTGTCGGTGATAATGCTCACAGGCGCTATGAGCTTTCTGTGCAGTGTTATGAGCAATTCCTTTGCCGAGGCTGCTATAACCTCTGTGTTCGCTGTGGGGTCTGCGGCTCTGCTGCCTTTGCTGATGCTTGAGCTTATCTTCCGCTCGGCACAGATCTCTGAAAATGCTCGTGATACTTTTATAGCATATCCGCTTTATTATTGCTTCGGGCTTGACAGTATCCAGCTCCTTGATCTTGAGATGATGCGCACCGAAGGCATTTACAAAGCAGGCTTTACACCTATGATGATAGGGCTTTGTGTGAATATCCTTATGTCTTTTGGTATCATGATGATAGGATATCCTATCTACCGCAGGAGAGACAGAGCGACACTTACCTGCAACCGCTTTGCCAAGCCTTTTCTGATGTGCATCATCGGCCTGACAGGTATAGCTGCGATAATATACGCATCAATAGGAGCAATGGCGTATATCCCTTATGCGGCAGTTGTCGCTGGAGGGCTCGTTTACGGCTTCCTGCTCAAAAGAAATGGCTTTGAGCCAAAAAAGTGCGGGCGCTGGTTCGCAGGGCTCGCAGGCATCATGTGCGGCTTTGTGGCGCTGTCGGCTGTAGTGTATTTCACAGACGGGCTCGGCTATCCCACACACCCTTCGTATATGGTGAAGAACGGCGGCTATTCACTTGATATCTGCCAACATTTTGAAGATAAGGAAACAGAAGATGAAGTTCCAGGCATCTATATGGAATGCGTTTACCGTGACGATATAGATGAGATCAACAAAACAGTGTCAGAATACGATGCTGATGTCAAGACAGTCAAGAGCTTTTCGGAATTCATAGGGCTTACCGGACATGATCTGAATGACTATACAGGCCATGTGAGGGATCCGTTATACAAGCCTGAGGGGTGCAGACTGCTTGCTGTGTCGATGTATCCTTTCTGCGGTGACGGCATTAGCGACGTTGATCTGCAGGAATACGATAACTGCTCATATTACATTCGTATACATGATGAGGATATACCGAAGCTGCGCTCGGCATTAAAGGAACGCTTCGGTGACAGAATGGTCGAATATGCTGTGGCTGAAGAAGATCCCGACGTATATGACGAGTACGACGAAGCCTTGGAAGATGATATCCCCGGGGAGGGAAATGATGAACAGTAA
- a CDS encoding ABC transporter ATP-binding protein, which yields MIEIKDLSLSLGEKKVLDDINLKVEKGSVFGFLGSNGAGKSTLMRCMCGVYEPGSGSVCIDGENVYDNAEAKARIFFVNDETVQYTSFTLRQLKDYYKSYYKNFSEETFERLLAKVDLPIDKKLSTYSKGMKRQSIVIIALACRTEYLMLDEAFDGLDPAMRMAVKNMITDEIFDNGTSVIVSSHNIAEISGICDRVMLIHGGKIVLCDEVDSITSGFCKLQLVFDGSAPDDDSIKAAVPGLIKTMRTGSVVQMIVHAGEEQAVKSAQALSPRMTEAVSLTLEEVFIYEMEARGYAGFITENEG from the coding sequence ATGATAGAGATAAAAGACCTTTCGCTCTCGCTCGGCGAGAAGAAGGTGCTCGATGATATAAACCTAAAAGTCGAAAAGGGCAGTGTATTCGGCTTTTTAGGCTCGAACGGCGCAGGCAAATCGACGCTCATGCGCTGTATGTGCGGAGTTTACGAGCCGGGCTCGGGCAGTGTGTGCATAGACGGCGAGAATGTCTATGACAACGCAGAGGCCAAGGCCAGGATTTTCTTTGTAAATGACGAGACGGTGCAGTATACATCGTTCACGCTCAGGCAGCTTAAGGACTACTACAAGAGCTACTATAAGAATTTCAGCGAGGAGACTTTTGAAAGGCTGCTTGCGAAGGTTGATCTGCCGATAGACAAAAAGCTCTCGACCTATTCAAAGGGCATGAAGCGCCAGTCGATAGTCATAATCGCTCTTGCCTGCAGGACTGAGTATCTTATGCTCGATGAGGCATTTGACGGGCTCGACCCTGCAATGAGAATGGCTGTCAAGAACATGATAACAGACGAGATATTCGACAACGGCACGAGCGTCATCGTGTCATCTCACAACATAGCCGAGATAAGCGGCATATGCGACAGAGTAATGCTTATCCACGGCGGAAAGATAGTGCTCTGCGATGAGGTGGACAGCATAACCTCAGGCTTCTGCAAGCTGCAGCTGGTATTTGACGGCAGCGCACCTGATGATGACAGCATTAAGGCCGCCGTGCCCGGGCTCATCAAGACGATGAGGACTGGCAGTGTGGTGCAGATGATAGTTCACGCAGGCGAGGAGCAGGCAGTAAAGAGTGCTCAGGCTCTTTCACCGAGAATGACCGAGGCTGTGTCGCTTACTCTCGAAGAAGTATTTATCTATGAAATGGAGGCGAGGGGCTATGCAGGTTTCATTACAGAGAATGAAGGCTAA
- a CDS encoding GntR family transcriptional regulator has protein sequence MITIDIRSRVPIYEQIYKSVCSDIAKGLLREDDKLPGARTLAKELGLNPNTVAKAYSMLERDGIIYSAAGRGCFVATQQGSAHKRLETELLDKLTEALRGGIDRQRISELIDEAEKNM, from the coding sequence TTGATAACGATAGACATCAGATCCCGTGTACCGATATACGAGCAGATATATAAAAGCGTGTGTTCGGATATCGCAAAGGGTCTGCTAAGAGAAGACGACAAGCTGCCCGGTGCGAGGACGCTCGCAAAGGAGCTTGGCCTTAACCCCAACACTGTAGCCAAGGCATACTCGATGCTCGAGCGTGACGGGATAATATATTCCGCAGCCGGCAGGGGGTGCTTTGTTGCCACGCAGCAGGGAAGCGCACACAAACGCCTTGAAACGGAGCTTCTTGACAAGCTGACGGAAGCGCTCAGGGGCGGCATCGACAGGCAGCGTATATCTGAACTGATAGACGAGGCTGAAAAGAATATGTAA